The following proteins are encoded in a genomic region of Methylobacterium tardum:
- a CDS encoding Na(+)/H(+) antiporter subunit B encodes MTVILPLLFLLTAASGTAVVLVRDPARQIFAIAVNGLVLTILFDALQAPDVALSELAVGSAAVPLLFLVALMAVRTQPPEEKS; translated from the coding sequence ATGACGGTGATCTTGCCGCTGCTGTTCCTGCTGACCGCCGCGTCCGGCACCGCGGTGGTCCTGGTGCGCGACCCCGCCCGACAGATCTTCGCGATCGCGGTCAACGGACTGGTTCTCACGATCCTGTTCGACGCCCTCCAGGCCCCTGACGTCGCCCTGTCGGAACTGGCGGTCGGCTCGGCGGCGGTGCCGCTGCTCTTCCTCGTGGCGCTGATGGCCGTGCGCACGCAGCCACCCGAGGAGAAGTCGTGA
- a CDS encoding IlvD/Edd family dehydratase, producing the protein MSEDAGHAEPHGLDRGLTNYGDRDFARYLRRSFARSMGISVGLLNKPVVGIAMTPSGFNNCHRGMPELVEAVSRGVLAAGALPRPFPTVSLGEVFLNPTSMMYRNLMAMDTEEMIQAQPMDAVVLIGGCDKTVPAQLMGAASADLPAIQLVTGPMSTGRHRGQRLGACTDCRGFWAKYRAGTVDAEEIAEVEGRLSVTAGTCAVMGTASTMACIAEALGMSLPGTAAIPAVHSDRLVAAEETGRAAVRLIQSKIAPSQVITEKSVENAIRVLMAVSGSTNAIVHLTAVAGRLGIRIPYARFNQISDETPVLVDLKPVGEGYMEDFHAAGGMGALLRELRPLLHLDTVDVEGRTLAERLDEPAGWVDRAVIRPFDNPVSPVGGLVALTGNLAPEGAIFKRAAATPELFESEGRAVVFTGLEDLSRRIDDPDLDVAPGDVLVLQNAGPHAAGMPEAGYLPIPKKLARAGVKDMVRISDARMSGTAFGSIVLHIAPEAAIGGPLAAVRDGDRIKLSIRDKRIDLLVEPDEIARRLADHRPPPAPTRGYKALYRRTVTQAPEGCDFDFLTAEGSPG; encoded by the coding sequence ATGAGCGAAGACGCCGGACACGCAGAGCCGCACGGGCTCGACCGCGGCCTGACCAATTACGGCGACCGTGACTTCGCCCGCTACCTGCGCCGCTCCTTCGCCCGCTCGATGGGCATCTCGGTCGGCCTGCTGAACAAGCCGGTCGTCGGCATCGCCATGACGCCCTCGGGCTTCAACAACTGCCACCGAGGCATGCCCGAGCTGGTGGAGGCGGTCTCGCGCGGCGTGCTGGCGGCCGGCGCCCTGCCGCGGCCGTTCCCGACCGTGTCGCTCGGCGAGGTTTTCCTCAACCCGACCAGCATGATGTACCGCAACCTGATGGCCATGGACACGGAGGAGATGATCCAGGCCCAGCCGATGGACGCGGTCGTGCTGATCGGCGGCTGCGACAAGACCGTGCCGGCCCAGCTCATGGGTGCGGCCTCCGCCGACCTCCCGGCGATCCAGCTCGTCACCGGTCCGATGTCCACCGGCCGGCACCGGGGCCAGCGGCTCGGCGCCTGCACGGATTGCCGGGGCTTCTGGGCGAAGTACCGGGCCGGCACGGTCGACGCGGAGGAGATCGCCGAGGTCGAGGGACGGCTCTCCGTCACCGCCGGCACCTGCGCGGTGATGGGCACGGCCTCGACCATGGCGTGCATCGCCGAGGCGCTCGGCATGTCGTTGCCGGGCACGGCGGCGATCCCGGCGGTGCATTCCGACCGGCTGGTCGCCGCCGAGGAGACCGGACGGGCCGCGGTGCGCCTGATCCAGTCGAAGATCGCGCCGTCGCAGGTCATCACCGAGAAGTCGGTCGAGAACGCCATCCGGGTGCTGATGGCGGTCTCGGGCTCGACCAACGCGATCGTGCACCTCACGGCGGTTGCGGGGCGGCTGGGCATCCGGATCCCCTACGCGCGCTTCAACCAGATCTCCGACGAGACGCCGGTGCTGGTCGATCTGAAGCCCGTGGGCGAGGGCTACATGGAGGATTTCCACGCCGCCGGCGGCATGGGCGCGCTGCTGCGCGAGCTGCGGCCGCTCCTGCATCTCGACACCGTGGACGTGGAGGGCCGCACCCTCGCCGAGCGGCTGGACGAGCCGGCCGGCTGGGTCGATCGCGCGGTGATCCGCCCCTTCGACAACCCGGTCTCGCCGGTCGGGGGGCTGGTCGCCCTCACCGGCAACCTCGCCCCCGAGGGCGCGATCTTCAAGCGCGCGGCGGCGACCCCGGAGCTGTTCGAATCCGAGGGGCGGGCCGTGGTGTTCACCGGCCTCGAGGACCTGAGCCGGCGGATCGACGATCCCGACCTCGACGTGGCGCCGGGCGACGTGCTGGTCCTGCAGAATGCCGGCCCGCACGCCGCCGGCATGCCGGAGGCCGGCTACCTGCCGATCCCGAAGAAGCTGGCCCGGGCCGGCGTGAAGGACATGGTGCGCATCTCCGACGCGCGGATGTCCGGCACGGCCTTCGGGTCGATCGTGCTGCACATCGCCCCCGAGGCCGCCATCGGTGGGCCGCTCGCCGCGGTGCGCGACGGCGACCGGATCAAGCTGTCGATCCGCGACAAGCGGATCGACCTGCTTGTCGAGCCCGACGAGATCGCCCGGCGGCTGGCCGACCACCGGCCGCCGCCTGCCCCGACCCGGGGCTACAAGGCCCTCTACCGGCGCACCGTCACGCAGGCGCCGGAAGGCTGCGATTTCGACTTCCTGACGGCGGAGGGCAGTCCGGGCTGA
- a CDS encoding monovalent cation/H(+) antiporter subunit G, with translation MNVAIGVLLALAVAVTWLAALVLWRLPRALDRLHALSFLNVAASGLVTVAAFLADGFSGRSLKILVMMVVFLAWAAVLSHVSGRAVLMREGRSA, from the coding sequence ATGAACGTCGCGATCGGGGTGCTGCTGGCTCTCGCGGTGGCGGTGACGTGGCTCGCGGCCCTCGTCCTGTGGCGCCTGCCCCGGGCCCTCGACCGGCTGCACGCGCTCAGCTTCCTCAATGTCGCGGCCTCGGGGCTCGTTACGGTAGCGGCCTTCCTGGCCGACGGCTTCTCCGGGCGCTCCCTGAAGATCTTGGTGATGATGGTGGTGTTTCTCGCCTGGGCCGCGGTGCTCTCGCACGTGTCCGGCCGAGCCGTGCTGATGCGCGAGGGCCGCTCGGCATGA
- a CDS encoding MnhB domain-containing protein, producing the protein MSPRVRIALLALAGLILLPGAAEVIAGLPPFGETIARYGERINAITPEARHVANMVSAINFDLRGLDTLGEEFMLLAAITGTVVLLRGRRGEGQTGRAMRRPGRAVIPRSEAVVLACRIAGPLTALFGLYVVLHATVTPGGGFQGGVILASGTLLIYLGEGYAGWRDAVRSHWLDALEGGGALLFALCGLAPMLMGAAFMQNVLPLGTFRDLFSGGLMLVENLGVAMAVAGGFTQLFLEFMEETREADAPEESGEESA; encoded by the coding sequence GTGAGCCCGCGCGTTCGCATCGCGCTGCTCGCGCTGGCGGGCCTGATCCTGCTGCCCGGGGCCGCCGAGGTCATCGCCGGGCTGCCGCCCTTCGGTGAAACCATCGCCCGGTACGGCGAACGCATCAACGCGATCACCCCGGAGGCGCGGCACGTCGCCAACATGGTGAGCGCGATCAACTTCGACCTGCGCGGCCTCGACACCCTCGGCGAGGAATTCATGCTGCTGGCCGCCATCACCGGGACGGTCGTCCTGCTGCGTGGCCGTCGCGGCGAGGGCCAGACCGGCCGCGCCATGCGCCGGCCCGGCCGCGCCGTGATCCCGCGCTCCGAGGCCGTGGTGCTCGCCTGCCGGATCGCCGGACCCCTCACCGCCCTGTTCGGCCTCTACGTGGTGCTGCACGCCACCGTCACGCCCGGGGGCGGCTTCCAGGGCGGCGTGATCCTCGCCTCGGGAACCCTGCTGATCTACCTCGGCGAGGGCTATGCCGGCTGGCGCGATGCCGTGCGCAGCCACTGGCTTGACGCGCTGGAGGGCGGCGGCGCGCTGCTCTTCGCCCTGTGCGGGCTGGCGCCGATGCTCATGGGCGCCGCCTTCATGCAGAACGTCCTGCCGCTCGGCACCTTCCGCGACCTGTTCTCCGGCGGCCTGATGCTGGTGGAGAACCTCGGCGTCGCGATGGCGGTGGCGGGCGGCTTCACCCAGCTCTTCCTCGAATTCATGGAGGAGACCCGCGAGGCGGACGCGCCCGAAGAGTCCGGAGAGGAATCCGCGTGA
- a CDS encoding monovalent cation/H+ antiporter complex subunit F → MNLWTAAILALLPPLLLSAALAWRGRPGQRFAAYQLTGSVTVLILTLMAFATDQASITDLALTLVLLNLPGTMLFGVFLERWI, encoded by the coding sequence ATGAACCTCTGGACGGCCGCCATCCTGGCGCTGCTGCCGCCGCTCCTCCTCAGCGCGGCGCTGGCGTGGCGCGGACGGCCCGGCCAGCGCTTCGCCGCCTATCAGCTCACCGGCAGCGTCACGGTGCTGATCCTGACGCTCATGGCCTTCGCCACCGATCAAGCCTCGATCACCGACCTCGCCCTCACGCTGGTCCTGCTCAACCTGCCGGGCACGATGCTGTTCGGGGTCTTCCTGGAGCGCTGGATATGA
- a CDS encoding acetyl-CoA acetyltransferase: MTRACIVGWAHTPFGKLEEPDVEGLIARVSGEALAHAGVEEAQVDGIYVGSMNTGFSKQGFEGSLVAVNRPGLAHAPATHLENACATGSAALYAALDFADSGRGRVALVIGAEKMTAKTVAETGDILLGASYRKEEADIEGGFAGVFGRIAAGYFQRYGDRSEELARIAAKNHRNGVGNPYAQLRKDLGFEFCNRVSDKNPYVAAPLRRTDCSLISDGAAALVVADAETAETLERAIGFRARAHVNDILPLSRRDPTEFKAARMAWDKARAQAGIGNDDLSFVETHDCFTIAELIEYEAMGLAAPGEGFRVVREGLAEKGGRLPINPSGGLKAKGHPVGATGVSMHVMACLQLMGEAGEMQVPGAELAGIFNMGGAAVANYVSILERRR; encoded by the coding sequence ATGACGCGCGCCTGCATCGTGGGCTGGGCCCACACCCCGTTCGGCAAGCTCGAGGAGCCCGACGTCGAGGGGCTGATCGCCCGCGTCTCGGGCGAGGCGCTGGCCCATGCCGGCGTCGAGGAAGCCCAGGTCGACGGCATCTACGTGGGCTCGATGAACACCGGCTTCTCGAAGCAGGGTTTCGAGGGCTCCCTCGTCGCCGTGAACCGGCCGGGGCTGGCCCACGCGCCGGCGACCCACCTGGAGAATGCCTGCGCCACCGGCTCGGCGGCGCTCTACGCAGCCCTCGACTTCGCCGACAGCGGCCGGGGCCGCGTGGCCCTGGTGATCGGCGCCGAGAAGATGACGGCCAAGACCGTGGCCGAGACCGGCGACATCCTGCTCGGCGCCTCCTACCGGAAGGAGGAGGCGGACATCGAGGGCGGCTTCGCGGGCGTCTTCGGCCGGATCGCGGCGGGCTACTTCCAGCGCTACGGCGACCGCAGCGAGGAGCTGGCCCGGATCGCCGCCAAGAACCACCGCAACGGCGTCGGCAATCCCTACGCGCAACTGCGCAAGGATCTCGGCTTCGAGTTCTGCAACCGGGTTTCGGACAAGAACCCCTACGTGGCGGCGCCCCTGCGGCGCACCGACTGTTCGCTGATTTCGGACGGGGCGGCCGCTTTGGTGGTGGCCGATGCCGAGACCGCCGAGACCCTTGAGCGGGCGATCGGCTTCCGCGCCCGGGCGCACGTCAACGACATCCTGCCCCTGTCCCGCCGCGACCCGACGGAGTTCAAGGCGGCGCGCATGGCCTGGGACAAGGCGCGGGCCCAGGCCGGGATCGGCAACGACGACCTCTCCTTCGTGGAGACGCACGACTGCTTCACCATCGCCGAGCTGATCGAGTACGAGGCGATGGGCCTCGCCGCCCCGGGCGAGGGTTTTCGCGTGGTGCGCGAGGGGCTGGCCGAGAAGGGCGGCCGGCTGCCGATCAACCCGTCCGGCGGCCTGAAGGCCAAGGGCCATCCGGTGGGCGCCACCGGCGTGTCGATGCACGTGATGGCCTGCCTGCAGCTCATGGGCGAGGCCGGCGAGATGCAGGTGCCCGGCGCGGAACTCGCCGGGATCTTCAACATGGGCGGCGCGGCGGTGGCCAATTACGTGTCGATCTTGGAGCGGCGCCGCTGA
- a CDS encoding NUDIX domain-containing protein, which yields MKAEILSICFVHEGWSRFGLAQVRLADGAVVEREIEDHGNSVGILPYDPERKVATLVRELRVPPLFAAGEQVQLEAPAGLIGDGSPEENARREVLEEVGLRLQGLEFVGATYSCASLTTEKIHLYLAPYGRADRAEAGGGAAGEHENIRVVEMPLAELAALADRAEITDLKTLTLVLALRARHPELFRA from the coding sequence ATGAAGGCCGAGATCCTCAGCATCTGCTTCGTCCACGAGGGATGGAGCCGTTTCGGCCTCGCGCAGGTGCGCCTCGCCGACGGCGCCGTGGTCGAGCGGGAGATCGAGGATCACGGTAACTCGGTCGGGATCCTGCCCTACGACCCCGAGCGGAAGGTCGCCACGCTCGTGCGCGAGCTGCGGGTGCCGCCGCTGTTCGCGGCCGGGGAGCAGGTCCAGCTGGAGGCCCCAGCCGGCCTGATCGGCGACGGCAGCCCGGAAGAGAACGCCCGCCGCGAGGTGCTCGAGGAGGTCGGCCTGCGCCTGCAAGGCCTGGAATTCGTCGGCGCCACCTATTCCTGCGCGAGCCTCACAACCGAGAAGATCCACCTCTACCTCGCGCCTTACGGCCGGGCGGACCGGGCGGAGGCGGGCGGCGGTGCCGCGGGCGAGCACGAGAACATCCGGGTCGTCGAGATGCCACTCGCCGAGCTCGCCGCCCTGGCCGACCGGGCCGAGATCACCGACCTGAAGACGCTCACCCTGGTCCTGGCGCTGCGCGCGCGCCATCCGGAGCTGTTCCGGGCGTGA
- a CDS encoding sodium:proton antiporter — protein MLPYAVAAWLFGIGLYGIATSRNFIHLVGCLGVCQSATYVLLLGLGYRWGSIAPIFYDHPPGTPAVDPVMQALVLTDIVVGATLTALLLVLTIQAYKRGGSLDPEKLRPMRAGGKSGRGQGSSQVKDGERTAS, from the coding sequence ATGCTGCCCTACGCGGTCGCCGCGTGGCTGTTCGGAATCGGCCTCTACGGCATCGCCACCAGCCGCAACTTCATCCACCTCGTGGGCTGCCTCGGCGTCTGCCAGTCGGCGACCTACGTGCTCCTGCTGGGTCTCGGCTATCGTTGGGGCAGCATCGCGCCGATCTTCTACGACCACCCGCCGGGCACGCCCGCCGTCGATCCGGTGATGCAGGCGCTGGTGCTCACCGACATCGTGGTCGGCGCGACCCTCACGGCGCTTCTGCTCGTGCTGACGATCCAGGCCTACAAGCGTGGCGGCAGCCTCGATCCGGAGAAGCTCCGGCCGATGCGCGCCGGCGGCAAGTCCGGGCGCGGCCAGGGGTCGAGCCAGGTGAAGGACGGGGAGCGGACGGCTTCGTGA